The nucleotide sequence AATGCATTCACATAAATTTCAGGTTATATTCACTTGCACAATGAGAGTTGTCCTTTCATTTCCTCTCCTGCCTGTCCTCAGAACATCCTTCAACCCTCATCATTTTGAGGATGCATGAGGGGCCGCAGAGAAGAAGAGTGCAagagaaagttccattgcacaagtttAAGTCTGCTACTCGAGCAGAATACCAGCATTGGATATGATTCTTAGACAAAGTGCTTAGACTGGAGATAACTGTTTGTGCCTGATGTTATATGATGGCTGGTAACttacaggtgggtgtggtttgcccAAAATGGCCTTACAGACCAAACATTAGAGGCCTAGaagacctaattaggcccatggaccAGAAGTTTTCCACAACTGGTCAAGACTTTCCAGTTTTGTCGGACCTAGCAATGAAGCAACTTCTTCCAGCTCATTCTAGTTCACTGGCAGTGTAGCTTCCAGCTTTCTTGCTTCTACACTTCCCTTTGCCGCTGGAGTACTGATTTTTTGCAGCACTCTCCACCCTGGCTTCCAAATTCCAGCACTTTCTCTAATTCTTCTTCTCTTTAGGTTTTTACAGCATTGCAAGGTCAAACTATTCTAGCTGCTCCCTTGCCTGTTTCACTTATATGCATTATTCCCATCCCACACCCACTTAGCCAATCAGAAGAGCAGTAGAATTTTGCTAAGTTTGCTCTAGTATTTTTCTTCTGCTCCCCACTTTCAAGTTTCAGTTTGCTGGGCTGATCTTGTGAACCTCCTGGCAAGAACCTCTAAACTGAAAGCAAATTATTTTATAATGAAAAGAATGGCCATACAGTTTCACACCTTTACAATGGTTCATCAAGATAACATGCCTTGAGCAGAGTCATGAAAGGTGAGATGCATGTATTATGCACTATTCAGCCTTAATAGGGATCACTCCAATTCTCCAAATtccttttaaggctgcaatccttaatACACTTACCTGAGCATAAGCACCTTTGAACACggcaagactgcaatcctaactctacttacacaggagtaagcccctttgaattcaaggctatttctgagtagatgtgaTTGCATTGCACCGTTTCTGAATCAACATACATAGAATTATGGTGCATCTGAGCATTTTTCAAAATCTGTGTCATAGTTGTCCCATATTGAAAACACACATCATGACTGTAGGGACAGAAATACGCTTCAACTCTTCAGCTCACAATCATTTATGAGCAACCTTTTACAAGCGCTAGTTAACCATTTTTAATTACAGCAACCATGCAGACTAGTGGGGCAACAGGAACACGTTAAACATATTCATCTGCTTCACTTATAGAAGACAGCTTCAAAAGAAGTAGCTGCGTTGACCTGTAGCAGCAAacacaacaaataataaaaccataaggtaccacaaggctctttgttgtCCAGGCATTTGGGGTATGGTTATACTTCATTTCTGGATGAACTTTTTACTGTGTAGTAGGTAAAAATATAACAGATAGAACTATTtcccaagcaggaaaagacagatGGGGAAGCTTCACCTAGTGAATTTCAGCCTGTCGTGGACCCGTAAAAAGGCTTGGAGTAAAATAATCACAAGGAGAAACGTCCTTGAGAAGAAAGCGAGAGAGTTTCAGCCCCTCTGAGTGgacatggggaggaagaagggcgGTACCTGCATCCCAGGAAGAGGTGATTAGCCCAAACCATAGAGAGCGAGAGTAAGTGATCTATGAGCAGAGGAGAAAGCGCCGCCACATCTCCTGGCGAGATATTGCGGACGATGAAGGCGCGCCGCGCCTGCCAATGCTTTTCATTTTCCGAGTAGGAGCGGAACTGTTCGGGGAATTCAACCTCGGCCTCGTTatcctcactccccatccctctCGCTCTTCCGTACAGCCCGCCAGAAAAACAACTGTGTGGAAACGGATGTGACGTATGTAACACAGCGGCCTTTCgaggaaaaaataaaatgctaACGCATAACATTGTCGCTCTACCCTGCACGCTCTACTGCTCGGATGGTCACAGTGCGGCGCCAGCTGcttcatgggggtgggggagctcGCCTTGTTAAGGTACGCATGCGTCTGGAGGAAGTATTGGCTCATCCTTCGTTTTCCAGCCTTACTGAAACTAGAGAATCTCTAGTTCTAATGAGGAGTGTCAAATGGACGTCGTAATCCCGCCCCCTTGCCCACTTACTGCTATCAACACGAAACTACCCCCCACCCATCCTGTATTAATGCACCGCTGCCTTTTCCTACGATCGCGGTCATTCCATAGCCACACCTGACGTCATCAGGATGCCAACTGCGAGGTTTCTCTTCCTCTGTGCGTCTTCCTACAGGAGGCTGTCAGAAGGGCCAACTGGTTTGTGTTTGATTGCACCAAACCCACTGACTGAAAGGAATATTCactaattgccgccctgggcttctgctgggaggaagggcaggatataaatcaaataataaataaataataagaaaaaaatcattgcggtttaagaacatacctatagccaacagatatttccatcaaactttaaaaagcagggaaattgggcagctatagtgaatgcaccaggggagcaggagacctgacctcttctttgagatattgtactgtcctaaaaatgcaaacacaatttgggttggtctttcacagtccaatccacttcctgtgtaacttggaaggatttagtaacgtgcctctgagcgtatggtgagtgctggcaacacatgcactcagcccaaataacagaaacaacatatgtgctgtgctgatctagtgttagcaaggagaaagcaacaatattaataaGTTGCTATTGGTCAGATATTCACTTTATGTTTGATTTACTccacaattttagtgaagtttcctacagtaaattattttattttgcttctgtttctgtgtatatgtgaagtacagctacACTTTACGTAATTGATACCAAAAAAAcctcccaaaacaattgtggaatgatGGCACTGACTACtgtgcagaacagtctccagtggacatgagtttctcagtttgcacaagataaaacagtggaaattgaaatatattctagcaaatttctaggtgtgctctatgtttttaattgaccatgtccacctttccttaagtggaatgaTTTAAGTATagaaggctgaacacatgcatcttggataggccaagtttgttctttccaacagctagaggcattgcttaagtagcaacatattgtaatcagtctaatttaacatcaaactgcagtttcaaattcaactgtcaatgcacccaaaatagaatataacctccagtttgaaacacaaaaagcttgtcttcaccatcatatgacattgaccaataaaaaggctttgaaattaataaaaatacatttgatttGACACAGACTTCTATGATGGATAATGAATGAaatatgattttctgggttagattctctgtagaaaagaagcaaaataagaacaccaagaaacatacaaaaatgtaattcttcatctttggagatgcagtcctgaatgcaggtgttgccactactcaccatatgctcagaggcacatgttaccaaattcttctaagttatttatttatttatttagttatttatacataccctccctttcttttcatgatagaaacccaaggcagcttacatatggttcccagggcttcagcagggtgctggcctgaTGTGCCTTCAAACTATATCCTGGgaacctacacaggaagtggattggactgtgaaagaccaacccaaattgtgtttgcattttgataactttgtagggcagtccaatatctcagagaggaggtcaggtctcctgctctcctggtgtattcactatagctgcccaatttccctgctttttaaagtttgata is from Rhineura floridana isolate rRhiFlo1 chromosome 3, rRhiFlo1.hap2, whole genome shotgun sequence and encodes:
- the CDKN2AIPNL gene encoding CDKN2AIP N-terminal-like protein, yielding MLCVSILFFPRKAAVLHTSHPFPHSCFSGGLYGRARGMGSEDNEAEVEFPEQFRSYSENEKHWQARRAFIVRNISPGDVAALSPLLIDHLLSLSMVWANHLFLGCSYNKDLLEKVTEMAEGIEVEDAPHFTTRDELMKKNRL